Proteins encoded by one window of Ursus arctos isolate Adak ecotype North America unplaced genomic scaffold, UrsArc2.0 scaffold_22, whole genome shotgun sequence:
- the PLEKHB1 gene encoding pleckstrin homology domain-containing family B member 1 isoform X2, whose translation MSPAAPVPPDPALESPFEEMALVRGGWLWRQSSILRRWKRNWFALWLDGTLGYYHDETAQDEEDRVLIQFNVRDIKIGQECQDVQPPEGRSRDGLLTVNLREGPRLHLCAETKDDAVAWKTALLEANSTPAPAGATVPPRSRRVCPKVRCVTRSWSPCKVERRIWVRVYSPYQDYYEVVPPNAHEATYIRSYYGPPYAGPGVTHVVVREDPCYSAGAPLAMGMLAGAATGAALGSLMWSPCWF comes from the exons ATGAGTCCTGCAGCCCCG GTTCCGCCTGACCCCGCCCTGGAAAGTCCTTTTGAAGAAATGGCCCTGGTGAGGGGCGGCTGGCTGTGGAGACAGA GCTCCATCCTCCGCCGCTGGAAGCGGAACTGGTTTGCCCTGTGGCTGGATGGGACCCTGGGCTACTACCACGACGAGACAGCGCAGGACGAGGAGGACCGCGTGCTCATCCAGTTCAACGTCCGCGACATAAAGATTGGCCAAGAGTGCCAAG ACGTGCAGCCCCCAGAGGGCCGGAGCCGAGACGGCCTGCTGACCGTGAACCTACGGGAAGGCCCCCGCCTGCATCTGTGTGCAGAGACCAAGGACGATGCCGT AGCGTGGAAGACGGCGCTGCTGGAGGCGAACTCTACCCCG GCCCCAGCTGGAGCCACCGTCCCTCCCAGGAGCCGCCGAGTTTGCCCCAAGGTCAGGTGTGTGACCCGCTCGTGGAGCCCCTGTAAGGTTGAGAGGCGGATCTGG GTGCGTGTCTACAGCCCGTACCAGGACTACTATGAGGTGGTACCCCCCAACGCGCACGAAGCCACATATATCCGCAGCTACTACGGACCGCCCTACGCAG GCCCCGGCGTGACGCACGTCGTCGTGCGGGAGGATCCCTGCTACAGTGCTGGCGCCCCACTGGCCATGGGCATGCTTGCGGGGGCTGCCACAGGTGCAGCACTCGGCTCGCTCATGTGGTCGCCCTGCTGGTTCTGA
- the PLEKHB1 gene encoding pleckstrin homology domain-containing family B member 1 isoform X4, which translates to MALVRGGWLWRQSSILRRWKRNWFALWLDGTLGYYHDETAQDEEDRVLIQFNVRDIKIGQECQDVQPPEGRSRDGLLTVNLREGPRLHLCAETKDDAVAWKTALLEANSTPAPAGATVPPRSRRVCPKVRCVTRSWSPCKVERRIWVRVYSPYQDYYEVVPPNAHEATYIRSYYGPPYAGPGVTHVVVREDPCYSAGAPLAMGMLAGAATGAALGSLMWSPCWF; encoded by the exons ATGGCCCTGGTGAGGGGCGGCTGGCTGTGGAGACAGA GCTCCATCCTCCGCCGCTGGAAGCGGAACTGGTTTGCCCTGTGGCTGGATGGGACCCTGGGCTACTACCACGACGAGACAGCGCAGGACGAGGAGGACCGCGTGCTCATCCAGTTCAACGTCCGCGACATAAAGATTGGCCAAGAGTGCCAAG ACGTGCAGCCCCCAGAGGGCCGGAGCCGAGACGGCCTGCTGACCGTGAACCTACGGGAAGGCCCCCGCCTGCATCTGTGTGCAGAGACCAAGGACGATGCCGT AGCGTGGAAGACGGCGCTGCTGGAGGCGAACTCTACCCCG GCCCCAGCTGGAGCCACCGTCCCTCCCAGGAGCCGCCGAGTTTGCCCCAAGGTCAGGTGTGTGACCCGCTCGTGGAGCCCCTGTAAGGTTGAGAGGCGGATCTGG GTGCGTGTCTACAGCCCGTACCAGGACTACTATGAGGTGGTACCCCCCAACGCGCACGAAGCCACATATATCCGCAGCTACTACGGACCGCCCTACGCAG GCCCCGGCGTGACGCACGTCGTCGTGCGGGAGGATCCCTGCTACAGTGCTGGCGCCCCACTGGCCATGGGCATGCTTGCGGGGGCTGCCACAGGTGCAGCACTCGGCTCGCTCATGTGGTCGCCCTGCTGGTTCTGA
- the PLEKHB1 gene encoding pleckstrin homology domain-containing family B member 1 isoform X1: MPQAFWGTQSAGAAGWVAATSSSGCSGSSIRKRCGQVPPDPALESPFEEMALVRGGWLWRQSSILRRWKRNWFALWLDGTLGYYHDETAQDEEDRVLIQFNVRDIKIGQECQDVQPPEGRSRDGLLTVNLREGPRLHLCAETKDDAVAWKTALLEANSTPAPAGATVPPRSRRVCPKVRCVTRSWSPCKVERRIWVRVYSPYQDYYEVVPPNAHEATYIRSYYGPPYAGPGVTHVVVREDPCYSAGAPLAMGMLAGAATGAALGSLMWSPCWF, translated from the exons ATGCCCCAGGCGTTCTGGGGCACACAAAGCGCAGGCGCAGCAGGTTGGGTGGCAGCAACATCAAGTAGCGGCTGTTCTGGCAGCAGCATCCGCAAGAGGTGTGGACAG GTTCCGCCTGACCCCGCCCTGGAAAGTCCTTTTGAAGAAATGGCCCTGGTGAGGGGCGGCTGGCTGTGGAGACAGA GCTCCATCCTCCGCCGCTGGAAGCGGAACTGGTTTGCCCTGTGGCTGGATGGGACCCTGGGCTACTACCACGACGAGACAGCGCAGGACGAGGAGGACCGCGTGCTCATCCAGTTCAACGTCCGCGACATAAAGATTGGCCAAGAGTGCCAAG ACGTGCAGCCCCCAGAGGGCCGGAGCCGAGACGGCCTGCTGACCGTGAACCTACGGGAAGGCCCCCGCCTGCATCTGTGTGCAGAGACCAAGGACGATGCCGT AGCGTGGAAGACGGCGCTGCTGGAGGCGAACTCTACCCCG GCCCCAGCTGGAGCCACCGTCCCTCCCAGGAGCCGCCGAGTTTGCCCCAAGGTCAGGTGTGTGACCCGCTCGTGGAGCCCCTGTAAGGTTGAGAGGCGGATCTGG GTGCGTGTCTACAGCCCGTACCAGGACTACTATGAGGTGGTACCCCCCAACGCGCACGAAGCCACATATATCCGCAGCTACTACGGACCGCCCTACGCAG GCCCCGGCGTGACGCACGTCGTCGTGCGGGAGGATCCCTGCTACAGTGCTGGCGCCCCACTGGCCATGGGCATGCTTGCGGGGGCTGCCACAGGTGCAGCACTCGGCTCGCTCATGTGGTCGCCCTGCTGGTTCTGA
- the PLEKHB1 gene encoding pleckstrin homology domain-containing family B member 1 isoform X6 encodes MSPAAPVPPDPALESPFEEMALVRGGWLWRQSSILRRWKRNWFALWLDGTLGYYHDETAQDEEDRVLIQFNVRDIKIGQECQDVQPPEGRSRDGLLTVNLREGPRLHLCAETKDDAVAWKTALLEANSTPVRVYSPYQDYYEVVPPNAHEATYIRSYYGPPYAGPGVTHVVVREDPCYSAGAPLAMGMLAGAATGAALGSLMWSPCWF; translated from the exons ATGAGTCCTGCAGCCCCG GTTCCGCCTGACCCCGCCCTGGAAAGTCCTTTTGAAGAAATGGCCCTGGTGAGGGGCGGCTGGCTGTGGAGACAGA GCTCCATCCTCCGCCGCTGGAAGCGGAACTGGTTTGCCCTGTGGCTGGATGGGACCCTGGGCTACTACCACGACGAGACAGCGCAGGACGAGGAGGACCGCGTGCTCATCCAGTTCAACGTCCGCGACATAAAGATTGGCCAAGAGTGCCAAG ACGTGCAGCCCCCAGAGGGCCGGAGCCGAGACGGCCTGCTGACCGTGAACCTACGGGAAGGCCCCCGCCTGCATCTGTGTGCAGAGACCAAGGACGATGCCGT AGCGTGGAAGACGGCGCTGCTGGAGGCGAACTCTACCCCG GTGCGTGTCTACAGCCCGTACCAGGACTACTATGAGGTGGTACCCCCCAACGCGCACGAAGCCACATATATCCGCAGCTACTACGGACCGCCCTACGCAG GCCCCGGCGTGACGCACGTCGTCGTGCGGGAGGATCCCTGCTACAGTGCTGGCGCCCCACTGGCCATGGGCATGCTTGCGGGGGCTGCCACAGGTGCAGCACTCGGCTCGCTCATGTGGTCGCCCTGCTGGTTCTGA
- the PLEKHB1 gene encoding pleckstrin homology domain-containing family B member 1 isoform X5: MLPWPARNHESCSPGKEQVPPDPALESPFEEMALVRGGWLWRQSSILRRWKRNWFALWLDGTLGYYHDETAQDEEDRVLIQFNVRDIKIGQECQDVQPPEGRSRDGLLTVNLREGPRLHLCAETKDDAVAWKTALLEANSTPVRVYSPYQDYYEVVPPNAHEATYIRSYYGPPYAGPGVTHVVVREDPCYSAGAPLAMGMLAGAATGAALGSLMWSPCWF, encoded by the exons ATGCTACCCTGGCCGGCCAGGAACCATGAGTCCTGCAGCCCCGGTAAGGAACAG GTTCCGCCTGACCCCGCCCTGGAAAGTCCTTTTGAAGAAATGGCCCTGGTGAGGGGCGGCTGGCTGTGGAGACAGA GCTCCATCCTCCGCCGCTGGAAGCGGAACTGGTTTGCCCTGTGGCTGGATGGGACCCTGGGCTACTACCACGACGAGACAGCGCAGGACGAGGAGGACCGCGTGCTCATCCAGTTCAACGTCCGCGACATAAAGATTGGCCAAGAGTGCCAAG ACGTGCAGCCCCCAGAGGGCCGGAGCCGAGACGGCCTGCTGACCGTGAACCTACGGGAAGGCCCCCGCCTGCATCTGTGTGCAGAGACCAAGGACGATGCCGT AGCGTGGAAGACGGCGCTGCTGGAGGCGAACTCTACCCCG GTGCGTGTCTACAGCCCGTACCAGGACTACTATGAGGTGGTACCCCCCAACGCGCACGAAGCCACATATATCCGCAGCTACTACGGACCGCCCTACGCAG GCCCCGGCGTGACGCACGTCGTCGTGCGGGAGGATCCCTGCTACAGTGCTGGCGCCCCACTGGCCATGGGCATGCTTGCGGGGGCTGCCACAGGTGCAGCACTCGGCTCGCTCATGTGGTCGCCCTGCTGGTTCTGA
- the PLEKHB1 gene encoding pleckstrin homology domain-containing family B member 1 isoform X3 encodes MPQAFWGTQSAGAAGWVAATSSSGCSGSSIRKRCGQVPPDPALESPFEEMALVRGGWLWRQSSILRRWKRNWFALWLDGTLGYYHDETAQDEEDRVLIQFNVRDIKIGQECQDVQPPEGRSRDGLLTVNLREGPRLHLCAETKDDAVAWKTALLEANSTPVRVYSPYQDYYEVVPPNAHEATYIRSYYGPPYAGPGVTHVVVREDPCYSAGAPLAMGMLAGAATGAALGSLMWSPCWF; translated from the exons ATGCCCCAGGCGTTCTGGGGCACACAAAGCGCAGGCGCAGCAGGTTGGGTGGCAGCAACATCAAGTAGCGGCTGTTCTGGCAGCAGCATCCGCAAGAGGTGTGGACAG GTTCCGCCTGACCCCGCCCTGGAAAGTCCTTTTGAAGAAATGGCCCTGGTGAGGGGCGGCTGGCTGTGGAGACAGA GCTCCATCCTCCGCCGCTGGAAGCGGAACTGGTTTGCCCTGTGGCTGGATGGGACCCTGGGCTACTACCACGACGAGACAGCGCAGGACGAGGAGGACCGCGTGCTCATCCAGTTCAACGTCCGCGACATAAAGATTGGCCAAGAGTGCCAAG ACGTGCAGCCCCCAGAGGGCCGGAGCCGAGACGGCCTGCTGACCGTGAACCTACGGGAAGGCCCCCGCCTGCATCTGTGTGCAGAGACCAAGGACGATGCCGT AGCGTGGAAGACGGCGCTGCTGGAGGCGAACTCTACCCCG GTGCGTGTCTACAGCCCGTACCAGGACTACTATGAGGTGGTACCCCCCAACGCGCACGAAGCCACATATATCCGCAGCTACTACGGACCGCCCTACGCAG GCCCCGGCGTGACGCACGTCGTCGTGCGGGAGGATCCCTGCTACAGTGCTGGCGCCCCACTGGCCATGGGCATGCTTGCGGGGGCTGCCACAGGTGCAGCACTCGGCTCGCTCATGTGGTCGCCCTGCTGGTTCTGA